The following proteins are encoded in a genomic region of Coffea eugenioides isolate CCC68of chromosome 6, Ceug_1.0, whole genome shotgun sequence:
- the LOC113776045 gene encoding protein YLS3-like: MQRMKSKLSMICICIATLAIVAVATIQEDEKDCADQLTNLAACIPYVSGDEKIPTPECCEDTKKVKSAKPKCLCVLIKESTDPSMGLPINTTLALKMPSACKIDAKVSDCPSILNLAPDSPDAKIFEAASKDSSTSSSTTKSPPASASTSSSSSGSSTSPSSSSSSSSSDTKPTASSSIAGAKLCQSSLVIAGSAVIALLLL; this comes from the exons ATGCAGAGGATGAAATCGAAGCTTTCCATGATTTGCATTTGCATTGCCACATTGGCAATAGTAGCAGTGGCTACAATTCAAGAGGATGAGAAGGATTGTGCGGACCAGCTTACCAATCTTGCAGCTTGCATTCCCTATGTAAGTGGCGATGAGAAGATCCCCACTCCAGAGTGTTGTGAGGACACCAAGAAAGTCAAGAGTGCTAAACCAAAGTGTCTCTGTGTTCTCATCAAAGAGAGCACCGATCCCTCCATGGGTCTCCCCATTAACACCACTTTGGCTCTTAAAATGCCTTCTGCTTGCAAGATTGATGCAAAAGTCTCCGACTGTCCAT ctATACTGAACTTGGCACCAGATTCACCTGATGCAAAGATTTTTGAAGCAGCGAGTAAGGATTCGAGCACGAGTTCATCAACAACAAAGTCTCCTCCAGCTTCTGCTTCAACTTCTTCATCATCGTCTGGATCATCAACATCTCCATCTTCTTCAAGCTCATCATCGAGTTCAGACACCAAGCCAACCGCAAGCAGCAGCATTGCTGGAGCGAAGTTGTGCCAAAGCAGCCTTGTTATTGCGGGATCCGCAGTAATTGCGCTGTTGTTACTTTAA
- the LOC113776366 gene encoding 46 kDa FK506-binding nuclear protein-like — translation MVGGGNRKDDLVISNNNVFAALGTLRKKKKSESKGGKTPASSSSSSKKQEAKQPESQVFWAPAPLTAKSWADVDDEDDDDYYATTAPPQSVWGTAQQDSHPIPKDSSTPLEESESEEGLDEVDDDNDEENEHEPEVHAEKESVVEKPAEIVAPKESERQLSKKELKKKELAELEEMLAQFGYKQPKDQDASQEISQDKNVDDVNEDKKESSAPGESKSAKKKKKKDKLSKETKEQHDQPHGNEVESGAVENLGSVKAEDRPSVDVKEKMKKLASIKKKKSSKEMDVAARAAASEAAARNARIAAAKKKEKSHYSQQPPR, via the exons ATGGTGGGAGGTGGGAACAGGAAGGATGATTTAGTGATAAGCAACAATAACGTTTTTGCGGCCTTGGGAACTCttaggaagaagaagaagtcgGAATCCAAAGGGGGGAAGACTCCCGCTTCTTCGTCTTCTTCTTCCAAGAAGCAGGAAGCGAAGCAGCCTGAGTCTCAGGTGTTTTGGGCCCCGGCTCCATTGACGGCCAAATCGTGGGCTGACGTCGACGATGAGGATGACGATGATTATTATGCCACCACTGCCCCTCCCCAGTCTGTTTGGGGCACTGCCCAGCAGGATTCTCACCCCATTCCAAAAGACAGCTCCACTCCTCTTGAG GAAAGTGAAAGTGAAGAAGGCCTTGATGAAGTTGATGATGACaatgatgaagaaaatgaaCATGAACCTGAAGTACATGCTGAGAAAGAGTCAGTAGTTGAGAAGCCTGCTGAAATTGTAGCACCTAAGGAGTCAGAAAGGCAGTTGTCgaagaaggaattgaagaaaaaggAACTTGCTGAACTGGAAGAAATGCTTGCCCAATTTGGATACAAGCAGCCCAAAGACCAAGATGCATCCCAAG AAATTTCACAAGATAAGAATGTGGACGATGTTAATGAGGATAAAAAGGAGAGCAGTGCTCCAGGGGAGAGCAAAAGcgcaaagaagaagaaaaagaaggataaATTGTCAAAGGAGACTAAAGAACAACATGATCAGCCCCATGGAAATGAGGTTGAAAGTGGAGCTGTTGAGAACCTTGGGTCTGTAAAAGCAGAGGACAGGCCATCTGTAGATGTGAAAGAGAAGATGAAGAAGCTGGCATCTATTAAGAAGAAAAAGTCTAGCAAGGAGATGGATGTTGCTGCCCGAGCTGCAGCAAGTGAGGCTGCTGCAAGGAACGCAAGGATAGCTGCagcaaagaaaaaagagaagagccACTACAGCCAGCAGCCCCCACGGTAA
- the LOC113775354 gene encoding uncharacterized protein LOC113775354: MASLTPGILLKLLQSMNSATRVTGDHRSPLLQVIGIVPALSTSDSLWPNHGFYVQLSDSQNSTYISLSEKDTDLILANRLQLGQFVHVDRFVFESPPVPRGVNLRPIAGRHAFIGSPEPLIARISSSKNGFVIQPASDSDHPVAAYLSKNGNFGEGEAKLNATEKNVEANVEKRKAVRQVSTAPKENVNVNVVLDSGNELKGSSDKAPQRFSSPASARQRSISAGRKTVVAERDPSPAGKAKRSASPVPSKCAVPSLVAAKEENRRSSREAAIIVPSRYRQPSPTAGRRQASPVVARRMSLSPGRRLSSGLKVSPAVESSGKKKLATIAAGISKVSEALVATTKHSRKSWDEGPTAAGANTEHIKDKVGTKNKPDFQAILRTQAAISRRLSDVSMLSHDDLSHDERTKSGAVESPSAIEKQNGEAPVITVHDKKWTDGSIPLNAVSSELGRLGKEAMQRRVVASVAAAEALEEAITTESVVRNLSKFSDLCLLSRPENPLPTIDRFMSVYEDVMKATAVAESVASNRSTEKFLETVPTEHAKSSSLWVEAALATDLEVVSLLTSQNFETLEKSSSKQAPTSMKNKALASSSVSGTWIRGHGMNATFDFAKKLQAEMQIWFVKFVEESLDAGFRVFEKRSPAGNERGANNCGPIAAILSQLKRVNNWLDHVVLKRDELLVEKIERLKQKIYDFVIQHVGTTIEH; the protein is encoded by the exons ATGGCTTCTCTAACCCCAGGAATCCTCCTGAAACTCCTCCAGTCCATGAACTCCGCCACCCGCGTCACCGGCGACCACCGTTCTCCGCTTCTTCAAGTAATCGGCATCGTTCCAGCACTCTCCACCTCGGATTCCCTCTGGCCCAACCACGGCTTCTACGTCCAGCTCTCCGATTCCCAGAACTCCACTTACATTTCACTCTCCGAAAAGGACACCGATCTCATTCTCGCTAATAGGCTACAGCTTGGCCAGTTTGTCCACGTGGACCGCTTCGTCTTTGAATCCCCTCCGGTTCCACGGGGAGTAAATCTCCGACCGATTGCGGGTCGCCATGCTTTCATCGGATCCCCCGAACCCTTAATTGCCCGGATCTCGTCGTCTAAGAATGGGTTTGTGATCCAGCCCGCATCGGATTCCGACCACCCGGTGGCAGCTTACTTATCAAAAAATGGGAATTTTGGGGAGGGCGAAGCGAAATTGAATGCTACGGAAAAGAATGTTGAAGCTAATGTTGAAAAGAGGAAGGCTGTGAGGCAAGTTTCCACTGCTCCCAAAGAGAATGTGAATGTGAACGTGGTGCTGGATTCCGGAAATGAGTTGAAAGGATCATCTGATAAGGCCCCACAAAGGTTTTCGTCGCCGGCATCGGCTAGGCAGAGGTCTATTTCAGCTGGTAGAAAAACCGTGGTTGCCGAGAGGGATCCATCCCCAGCAGGGAAGGCGAAGCGTTCGGCGTCACCCGTGCCGTCAAAGTGTGCGGTGCCGAGCCTGGTAGCAGCGAAGGAGGAGAATCGGAGGAGTTCAAGGGAGGCGGCGATAATCGTGCCCTCGAGGTACCGGCAGCCGTCGCCCACGGCTGGGAGGCGGCAGGCCAGTCCTGTGGTGGCGAGGCGGATGTCTCTATCCCCTGGTCGGCGGTTGTCCAGTGGGCTTAAGGTATCTCCAGCTGTAGAATCGTCTGGGAAGAAGAAGCTGGCTACTATTGCTGCTGGGATCTCTAAAGTTTCTGAAGCACTTGTGGCGACTACAAAACATAGCCGAAAGAGCTGGGACGAAGGGCCAACTGCGGCTGGGGCTAATACTGAGCATATTAAAGACAAGGTTGGGACAAAGAATAAGCCTGATTTTCAAGCAATTTTGAGAACTCAG GCTGCTATATCAAGACGATTAAGTGATGTGAGCATGCTAAGTCATGATGATCTGTCACATGATGAAAGAACAAAATCTGGTGCAGTTGAAAGTCCTTCCGCAATTGAAAAGCAAAATGGTGAAGCTCCAGTAATCACGGTTCATGACAAGAAATGGACTGATGGCAGCATCCCACTCAATGCTGTCTCCTCAGAACTGGGTAGGCTGGGCAAG GAGGCTATGCAGAGAAGAGTTGTCGCTTCTGTAGCAGCAGCAGAAGCCTTAGAAGAGGCCATCACCACCGAGTCTGTCGTGAGGAATTTGAG CAAGTTTTCAGATCTCTGTTTGTTGTCAAGGCCTGAGAATCCTTTACCTACCATCGACCGATTCATGTCAGTGTATGAAGATGTTATGAAAGCAACAGCAGTTGCTGAATCAGTTGCTAGTAATCGTAGTACGGAAAAATTCCTCGAAACTGTTCCAACAGAGCATGCAAAGTCGAGTTCCCTTTGGGTAGAAGCTGCTTTGGCGACTGATCTTGAAGTTGTTTCACTCCTGACCAGTCAAAACTTTGAGACACTGGAGAAAAGTTCATCGAAGCAAGCACCTACTTCTATGAAGAACAAGGCGCTAGCTTCTTCATCAGTTAGTGGAACATGGATAAGGGgtcatgggatgaatgcaactTTTGATTTTGCCAAAAAGTTGCAAGCAGAGATGCAAATATGGTTTGTAAAGTTTGTTGAAGAGTCCCTTGATGCAGGTTTCAGGGTGTTTGAGAAGCGCTCTCCTGCAGGCAATGAAAGAGGTGCAAACAACTGTGGCCCTATTGCTGCAATTCTTTCACAGCTGAAGCGAGTCAACAACTGGTTGGATCATGTAGTGTTGAAACGGGATGAGCTGCTAGTCGAAAAAATCGAGCGCTTGAAGCAAAAGATTTATGATTTTGTTATTCAGCATGTGGGAACTACGATAGAACACTGA
- the LOC113775188 gene encoding syntaxin-32-like, producing MPVKTTSYRDRTHEFESLVEKLKKPSSLSPASTAPSSSTGGGFDGNPTSAPQETTRSAAPIQSEFNKRASRVALGIHQTSQKLSKLAKLAKKTSVFDDPTLEIQELTTVIKQDITALNSAVVDLQLLSNSQNEGNLSSDSSAHSTTVVDNLKNSLMTTTKEFKEVLTLRTENMKVHENRRQLFSSSASKESSNPFIRQRPLATRAAASAAISPPPWASEPSTSSQLFPRNQAEGESHSLLQQQQSQQQLAPLQDNFIQSRATALQNVESTIHELGNIFTQLATMVSQQGELAIRIDENMEDTLASVEGAQSQLMRYFNSISSNRWLMIKIFFIVILFLMIFLFFVA from the exons ATGCCTGTGAAAACGACATCGTATAGAGATCGAACGCATGAGTTTGAGAGTTTAGTGGAGAAGCTCAAGAAGCCATCCTCATTATCACCGGCCTCCACTGCACCGAGTAGCAGTACGGGCGGTGGCTTCGATGGCAACCCCACATCCGCACCTCAGGAGACGACGCGATCCGCTGCTCCGATTCAGTCGGAGTTCAACAAGAGGGCATCCAGAGTCGCGTTGGGGATCCATCAGACCTCGCAAAAGCTATCTAAGCTTGCCAAAT TGGCAAAGAAAACATCAGTTTTTGATGATCCAACATTGGAGATCCAAGAGTTGACTACTGTAATCAAGCAGGACATCACTGCACTAAACTCAGCTGTAGTAGACCTTCAGCTCCTATCCAACTCCCAAAATGAGGGAAATTTGTCTAGTGACAGCTCTGCTCATTCAACCACTGTTGTTGACAACTTGAAGAATAGCTTGATGACCACTACAAAGGAGTTCAAAGAAGTCCTTACCTTGCGAACCGAG AATATGAAGGTGCATGAAAACCGGAGGCAGTTATTTTCTTCATCTGCTTCAAAAGAGTCTTCTAATCCATTCATTCGCCAACGCCCATTAGCTACCAGGGCAGCTGCTAGTGCCGCAATATCTCCCCCTCCGTGGGCCAGTGAGCCCAGTACTTCATCCCAGTTATTCCCAAG GAACCAGGCAGAAGGTGAATCACATTCATTGCTTCAACAACAACAAAGTCAACAGCAGTTGGCTCCATTGCAGGACAATTTCATTCAAAGCAGAGCCACTGCCCTTCAAAATGTTGAGTCAACAATTCATGAGTTGGGcaatatcttcacccaattaGCAACAATGGTTTCTCAGCAGGGTGAACTTGCAATCAG AATTGACGAAAACATGGAAGATACCCTTGCAAGTGTGGAAGGTGCACAGAGCCAATTGATGAGGTACTTCAACAGTATCTCCTCAAACCGATGGCTGATGATCAAGATATTCTTCATAGTGATTCTCTTCCTCatgattttcttattctttGTTGCTTAA
- the LOC113775020 gene encoding syntaxin-32-like, translating into MPVKPTSFRDRTLEFQSVADRLRKSSSSASNAPSSSGAGAYDAGSGGFASTAQPSRSAAPIQSEFNRRASRIALGIHHTSQKLSKLAKLAKRSSVFDDPTVEIQELTAVIKQDITALNSAVVDLQLLSNSQSESGLSTDSTAHSTTVVDNLKNSLMGATQEFKNVLTKRTENLKVHENRRQLFSNTTKESTNPFVRQRPLASRTSSNSAISPPPWANGSTSSSQLFPRNQADGESQPLMQQQQNQQQQNQQQQQLVPLQDSYMQSRAEALHNVESTIHELSNIFTQLATMVSQQGEIAIRIDENMEDALANVEGAQGQLVRYLNSISSNRWLMIKIFFVLVVFLMIFLFFVA; encoded by the exons ATGCCTGTCAAACCCACTTCTTTCAGAGATCGGACGCTAGAGTTTCAGAGCGTCGCCGACAGGCTCAGGAAATCATCGTCCTCGGCTTCTAATGCCCCCAGCAGTAGCGGAGCCGGAGCCTACGATGCCGGCAGCGGGGGCTTCGCATCCACGGCTCAACCTTCTCGATCCGCTGCCCCGATTCAATCCGAATTCAACCGGAGAGCTTCCAGAATCGCGCTAGGGATCCACCACACCTCTCAGAAACTGTCCAAGCTTGCTAAAT TGGCTAAGAGATCATCAGTTTTTGATGATCCAACTGTGGAAATTCAAGAGTTGACAGCTGTAATCAAGCAGGATATTACAGCACTTAACTCTGCCGTGGTAGACCTCCAGCTCCTAAGCAACTCCCAGAGTGAAAGTGGTTTGTCAACTGATAGCACTGCACATTCAACTACAGTTGTCGATAACTTGAAGAATAGCTTGATGGGTGCCACACAAGAGTTCAAAAATGTACTAACCAAACGGACAGAG AACCTCAAGGTTCATGAAAACCGAAGGCAGTTGTTTTCAAATACAACAAAAGAATCTACCAATCCTTTTGTTCGCCAGCGCCCCTTGGCGAGCAGAACATCATCCAATTCTGCAATATCTCCCCCTCCATGGGCAAATGGCTCCACTTCTTCATCTCAGTTGTTTCCAAG GAACCAAGCAGATGGCGAATCACAACCATTGATGCAGCAGCAGCAAAACCAGCAGCAGCAAaaccagcagcagcagcagctggTTCCCTTGCAAGACAGTTACATGCAAAGCAGAGCTGAAGCCCTTCATAATGTCGAGTCAACTATACATGAGCTTAGCAATATTTTCACTCAATTGGCAACAATGGTTTCTCAGCAAGGCGAAATTGCTATTAG AATTGACGAAAACATGGAAGATGCCCTTGCAAATGTGGAAGGGGCACAAGGGCAGCTGGTCAGGTACTTGAACAGTATATCATCGAACAGATGGCTGATgatcaaaatattttttgttttggttgtATTCCTCATGATTTTCCTATTCTTTGTTGCCTAA
- the LOC113776410 gene encoding glucan endo-1,3-beta-glucosidase 8, whose protein sequence is MPTFLIHESRDFKKIFTKMRRARNGLINYHQHVVTVLLLCLLVMVSKVSSLGVNWGTMASHQLPPENVVQMLLDNGFDKVKLFEADEKILGALIGTNLEVMLGIPNNMLREISQDPEAAASWVDANITAYCFKGGVNIRYVAVGNEPFLKSYNNSFLPYTLSALKSIQEAINHAGLGTVVKATIPFNADVYNSPESNPVPSAGDFRPEIRDLTVQIIQYLHSNDAPFVVNIYPFLSLYGNIYFPLDYAFFDGSNKPIKDGDYLYTNVFDANFDTLVSSLSRAGYPEMKIIIGEVGWPTDGDKNANIQNAKRFNQGLIQHVSGGVGTPARNGSIDVYLFSLIDENAKSIEPGSFERHWGLFEFDGKPKYELDLSGSREEKGLVAVEGVRYMLRRWCILDPRAKELEELPKNIDYACSLSDCTSLGYGSSCNHLSAKGNASYAFNMYYQFKNQNGWDCDFSGLAVVTDEDPSDDECQFPVMIADGHSMVLLHKTLLNILLAVLEGCVVFLLLIS, encoded by the exons ATGCCGACTTTCTTGATTCACGAAAGCAgagatttcaagaaaatattcACAAAAATGAGACGAGCAAGAAACGGGCTCATTAACTATCATCAACATGTGGTAACTGTTCTATTATTATGTTTGCTTGTCATGGTCTCAAAGGTTTCAAGCTTGGGAGTGAACTGGGGTACTATGGCATCCCACCAGCTGCCTCCTGAAAATGTGGTTCAGATGCTGTTAGATAATGGGTTTGATAAAGTGAAGCTGTTTGAAGCGGATGAGAAAATTTTGGGAGCCTTGATTGGAACCAATCTTGAAGTGATGCTCGGAATTCCAAATAACATGTTGAGGGAGATCAGTCAGGATCCCGAGGCTGCTGCTTCTTGGGTTGATGCCAACATCACTGCTTATTGCTTCAAGGGAGGGGTAAACATCAG ATATGTTGCAGTCGGCAATGAGCCCTTCTTGAAGAGCTATAATAATTCCTTCCTGCCATACACACTGTCGGCCCTGAAGAGTATCCAAGAAGCCATCAACCATGCTGGACTTGGAACAGTCGTGAAAGCAACAATTCCTTTCAATGCCGACGTTTACAACTCGCCGGAATCAAATCCGGTCCCTTCTGCTGGTGATTTCAGGCCGGAAATACGCGACCTCACGGTCCAGATAATCCAGTATCTCCATTCGAATGATGCCCCTTTTGTTGTTAACATCTATCCTTTTCTCAGCCTCTATGGCAACATTTACTTTCCTCTGGACTATGCTTTCTTTGATGGATCAAACAAGCCTATAAAAGACGGTGATTATCTTTACACCAACGTGTTTGATGCAAATTTTGATACTCTTGTTTCCTCATTAAGTAGAGCTGGGTACCCTGAGATGAAGATCATTATTGGAGAAGTCGGGTGGCCAACGGATGGGGATAAGAATGCCAATATCCAGAATGCGAAAAGATTTAATCAGGGATTGATTCAGCATGTTTCTGGTGGAGTTGGAACCCCTGCTAGAAATGGCAGCATAGATGTGTACCTTTTTAGCCTAATAGACGAGAATGCCAAAAGCATTGAGCCTGGCAGCTTTGAGAGGCACTGGGGACTTTTTGAATTTGATGGGAAGCCAAAATATGAGTTGGATTTGTCAGGGTCTCGGGAAGAAAAAGGTCTAGTTGCAgttgaaggtgtaagatacatgCTAAGGAGGTGGTGTATTTTGGACCCTCGTGCTAAAGAATTAGAAGAATTACCCAAAAATATTGATTATGCATGTAGTCTTTCAGATTGTACTTCATTGGGGTATGGTTCTTCCTGCAATCATTTGAGTGCCAAGGGTAATGCTTCCTATGCATTTAACATGTATTATCAATTCAAAAACCAGAATGGGTGGGATTGTGATTTCTCAGGCTTGGCCGTTGTCACAGATGAAGATCCCTCTGATGACGAATGTCAGTTCCCAGTGATGATTGCAGATGGTCATTCAATGGTACTGCTGCACAAGACACTGCTGAACATTTTGCTGGCTGTTCTTGAAGGATGCGTTGTGTTTTTGCTTCTCATCTCCTAA